A genomic stretch from Pochonia chlamydosporia 170 chromosome 4, whole genome shotgun sequence includes:
- a CDS encoding histidinol-phosphatase (similar to Metarhizium acridum CQMa 102 XP_007806357.1), with protein MAFTMHSHSGQFCPGHAVDQLEDIIQHAISLGFKTMGLSEHMPRYEEQDLYPEERHDPQASLRALPPRHNAYLVEAQRLQQKYNSQIQILIGFEAEFIRPSFAPLVKELTLPACVDYFIGSVHHVHSIPIDYDSAMFEAAVQAAGGSEERLYEDYYDLQHEMLLALKPRIVGHFDLIRLKSQDPGRDVRQWKGVWERVLRNLKLVKEQGGWLELNTAALRKGLEEPYPCRAIAEEWIKMGGEFTMSDDSHGIAQVSTNYAGGLSYLESLGVKNLWTFERQPQPGADGSAKATLSDKAVPIEAFREHFKL; from the exons ATGGCCTTCACAATGCACTCCCACTCAGGGCAATTCTGTCCCGGCCACGCAGTCGATCAATTAGAAGACATCATCCAGCATGCCATCTCACTAGGATTCAAGACGATGGGACTCTCCGAGCACATGCCACGGTATGAAGAGCAGGACCTCTACCCAGAAGAG CGACACGACCCCCAAGCCTCACTCCGTGCCCTTCCCCCACGTCACAACGCCTACCTCGTCGAAGCGCAACGCCTCCAGCAGAAATACAACtcccaaatccaaatccTCATCGGCTTCGAAGCCGAATTCATTCGTCCCTCCTTCGCGCCCCTCGTCAAGGAACTCACTCTCCCCGCCTGCGTAGACTACTTCATCGGCTCAGTCCACCACGTGCACAGCATCCCCATAGACTACGACTCAGCCATGTTTGAGGCTGCCGTCCAGGCGGCGGGGGGCTCAGAAGAGCGCCTCTACGAGGACTACTACGATTTACAGCATGAAATGCTGCTGGCTTTGAAACCCCGTATCGTAGGGCACTTTGACTTGATTCGCCTGAAGAGTCAAGATCCAGGGAGAGATGTTCGTCAGTGGAAGGGGGTGTGGGAGAGGGTGCTGCGGAACTTGAAGCTTGTTAAGGAGCAGGGCGGGTGGTTGGAGCTGAATACGGCGGCTTTGAGGAAAGGGTTGGAGGAGCCGTATCCTTGTAGGGCTATCGCAGAG GAATGGATCAAGATGGGGGGTGAATTCACAATGTCCGATGACAGCCACGGCATTGCGCAGGTGAGCACAAACTATGCTGGTGGTTTGTCATATCTCGAGAGCTTGGGCGTCAAGAATCTTTGGACCTTTGAGCGGCAACCCCAACCTGGTGCGGATGGCTCAGCCAAGGCTACGCTGTCTGACAAGGCTGTGCCCATAGAGGCTTTCAGAGAACACTTCAAGTTATGA